In Paenibacillus sp. J23TS9, a single genomic region encodes these proteins:
- a CDS encoding YxcD family protein, which yields MILTMEEIINAICLHMAERKRIRPQDVQVELFWEEETGYSAEVWTEGRSQYLVESNMIEAIMRYLQSEYGIRAYREQISLDVDEEITAQIDVEVQQTN from the coding sequence CTGATACTCACAATGGAGGAAATTATTAATGCAATTTGCCTTCATATGGCAGAGCGCAAACGGATTCGTCCCCAAGACGTTCAAGTCGAACTCTTTTGGGAAGAAGAAACTGGCTATTCCGCTGAGGTATGGACCGAAGGCCGCAGTCAGTACCTGGTTGAATCCAATATGATCGAAGCCATTATGCGTTATCTACAAAGCGAGTACGGCATTCGTGCTTACCGTGAGCAGATTTCATTGGACGTGGACGAGGAAATAACAGCCCAGATCGATGTGGAAGTGCAGCAGACGAATTAA
- a CDS encoding AraC family transcriptional regulator, protein MSSFPIPQNLPAYLISNYLPFNLFQAEPYGNALFSSHWHDHVMELIYVVKGRMQLFIGGYPYIGVEGDIFLIEEGQIHGAYLLEKEEVPEYYAVLINKTILLTAESMHIVHEPLLNGKLSFPRCIQAGDANYEDLKELILNIAGEYSAKKSGYELVIKSYLYQLIVTLTREYGYEVNYSKSERVSRRKIEELRDVMMYVEEHYGEQFNLNDISKIARMSPYHFCRTFKKITGQTFIEYVNLCRIRKGEEMIINSSLPITQIAHRVGFNNINYFNRVFRKYRLCSPSEFRKQTMQAMVHPLNATNHTTISPPSSLESSLMDTRDH, encoded by the coding sequence GTGTCATCTTTTCCAATACCACAGAATTTGCCGGCTTACCTAATCAGCAACTATCTTCCGTTCAATCTGTTTCAAGCAGAGCCCTATGGCAATGCCTTGTTTTCCTCTCATTGGCATGATCACGTTATGGAATTGATATACGTCGTAAAAGGTAGGATGCAGCTCTTCATTGGAGGCTATCCGTATATTGGAGTCGAAGGGGATATATTCTTGATTGAAGAAGGGCAAATTCATGGAGCATATTTACTAGAAAAGGAAGAAGTCCCAGAGTACTATGCTGTTCTAATCAATAAAACCATTTTGTTAACGGCGGAATCGATGCACATCGTTCATGAACCGTTATTGAATGGAAAGCTGTCTTTTCCCCGTTGCATTCAAGCAGGGGACGCTAACTATGAGGACTTGAAAGAATTAATTCTAAACATTGCTGGTGAATATAGTGCGAAAAAGAGTGGATACGAATTGGTCATTAAATCCTATCTCTATCAGCTTATCGTGACACTGACACGCGAATATGGTTATGAGGTTAATTACAGCAAATCCGAACGGGTAAGTCGAAGGAAAATCGAGGAGCTTCGTGACGTCATGATGTACGTAGAAGAACATTATGGAGAGCAATTCAACTTGAATGATATATCCAAGATCGCTAGAATGAGCCCTTATCATTTTTGCAGGACATTTAAAAAGATAACCGGACAAACGTTTATAGAGTATGTTAATTTATGCCGGATTAGAAAAGGGGAGGAAATGATCATAAATTCCAGTTTACCCATAACACAAATAGCTCACCGGGTGGGATTTAATAATATTAATTATTTTAACAGAGTATTTAGAAAATATAGGCTGTGCTCACCTTCCGAATTCCGTAAACAAACGATGCAAGCGATGGTTCATCCACTGAACGCAACTAATCATACAACAATATCCCCTCCAAGTTCACTCGAATCGTCTCTCATGGACACAAGAGATCATTGA
- a CDS encoding ABC transporter substrate-binding protein — translation MRKSGQKSQGLLFMICLLFMFVLGACSSSKSSEVTSEKPDTTVSAEGTNTKTDEKAEDPEPVEVKQFSNEPVTLKVATQWGEENFQNNFVQDMKELVPHITFEYVDWNGTAEGIQEINSAGTVVDLLTPNLGVNVLLDLDMVQPLDEMVKEYGIDLSTVDPSFIALIRSQDPEGRLIGLTGNGGIYGLFYNKEVFDLFGVPYPTDNMTWDEIIDLAKKMTGTRDGNQYVGLEFGSDTVDAALLQLSTTLTDPDTGEVFLSKDPKFTKYMELMKKIYSIPSIYNPEEPDKFMQKTAAMEINWHGYLTWFGGETPEERAEFKKDMDILPIPSWSDIPATAPAVHTAPTVINPYSENKEAALQVLQAIISIDNQTKATRKGTIPATSDVEIRKQFGADNPDHQGKNVMAMFQNQFALPPVRASVWDKFVDLNGAMKKFATSDMNIPEFIRVLEEESAIKIKDAKNKK, via the coding sequence TTGAGAAAAAGTGGTCAAAAAAGTCAAGGTCTGCTGTTCATGATATGTCTCTTGTTCATGTTCGTTCTGGGAGCATGTTCCTCATCAAAGAGCAGTGAAGTGACAAGTGAGAAGCCAGATACAACAGTATCAGCGGAAGGAACAAATACGAAAACCGATGAGAAAGCGGAGGACCCTGAACCTGTAGAAGTGAAGCAATTCTCGAATGAACCCGTTACGCTAAAAGTAGCCACACAATGGGGGGAGGAAAACTTCCAAAACAATTTTGTTCAAGATATGAAGGAGCTTGTTCCCCATATTACATTCGAATATGTCGATTGGAACGGAACGGCTGAGGGGATTCAGGAGATTAACAGCGCAGGGACGGTGGTTGATTTATTGACACCGAATCTGGGGGTGAATGTATTGCTCGATCTTGATATGGTACAGCCACTGGATGAGATGGTAAAAGAGTATGGGATTGATTTGAGCACCGTGGACCCTTCGTTTATTGCTCTGATTCGCTCTCAAGATCCAGAGGGACGGTTAATCGGATTGACGGGCAATGGAGGAATTTATGGCCTCTTCTACAATAAAGAGGTATTCGACCTATTCGGTGTTCCTTATCCGACGGATAATATGACTTGGGATGAAATTATTGACCTTGCTAAGAAAATGACAGGTACCCGTGATGGAAATCAATACGTAGGCTTGGAGTTCGGCTCGGATACGGTGGATGCTGCTCTGTTACAGCTATCCACAACATTGACGGATCCGGACACAGGGGAAGTGTTTTTGTCCAAAGATCCGAAGTTTACGAAGTATATGGAACTCATGAAGAAGATTTACAGTATCCCGAGCATATACAATCCGGAAGAACCAGATAAGTTTATGCAGAAAACAGCTGCCATGGAAATCAATTGGCATGGTTACCTGACTTGGTTCGGCGGGGAGACCCCGGAGGAAAGGGCGGAATTTAAGAAAGACATGGACATCTTGCCGATTCCATCCTGGTCTGACATTCCAGCGACAGCTCCAGCAGTTCATACGGCACCTACGGTAATTAACCCGTATAGCGAGAATAAAGAAGCAGCTCTGCAAGTCCTTCAAGCCATTATTTCAATAGATAATCAAACGAAGGCTACAAGAAAAGGTACAATTCCAGCTACATCCGATGTGGAAATTCGCAAACAATTTGGTGCCGACAATCCAGATCATCAAGGTAAAAATGTAATGGCGATGTTCCAAAATCAGTTTGCGCTTCCTCCGGTTAGAGCAAGTGTGTGGGATAAATTCGTTGATTTGAATGGGGCTATGAAGAAGTTTGCGACATCGGACATGAACATTCCTGAGTTTATTCGGGTGCTGGAAGAGGAATCTGCGATCAAGATTAAGGATGCCAAGAATAAAAAGTAA
- a CDS encoding carbohydrate ABC transporter permease, with amino-acid sequence MKVDVATRVKQKFSTKRGLRQVKYTILGREMNQGLIFKLILYGIFIVTSYVYLNPILKMLVKMVMSAKDLIDPTVTWIPSSVYLGHVVEAWKLLDYPKSLSISVLIAISTAVLHCISCGLAGYALARLDVPFKKTILFLVFLAFIIPPQVVILPTILMYTKLGLNGHLLTLILPSIFGFGVKGALFVIIFRQFFSTQPKALEEAARIDGASALRFYIRVMFPLARPAILVVLLFSFVWTWNDTYYPRMFLGSSGDMPLALKMSFIDSQLTTFIKNGGLPEYLAEPIKMGASFLVILPPLILYLVAQRYFVESVERTGLVE; translated from the coding sequence ATGAAGGTTGACGTAGCAACGCGGGTGAAACAGAAGTTTTCGACAAAACGTGGATTACGACAAGTGAAGTATACCATTCTAGGACGAGAGATGAATCAAGGGCTGATATTTAAACTCATCTTGTACGGAATATTCATCGTAACCTCCTATGTTTATTTGAATCCGATTTTAAAAATGCTGGTGAAGATGGTCATGAGTGCCAAGGACTTAATTGATCCAACCGTGACATGGATTCCGTCTTCCGTTTATTTGGGCCATGTGGTCGAAGCATGGAAGCTGCTGGATTATCCGAAGTCACTCTCCATTAGTGTACTGATTGCGATTTCAACTGCCGTGCTGCATTGTATCTCGTGTGGGCTGGCGGGCTATGCCCTGGCAAGGTTGGATGTCCCATTCAAGAAGACGATTCTTTTCCTTGTTTTCTTGGCATTCATTATTCCGCCTCAAGTTGTTATTTTGCCTACGATTTTGATGTATACGAAGCTGGGGTTGAATGGTCATTTATTAACATTAATTTTGCCTTCTATTTTTGGATTCGGCGTCAAGGGCGCACTTTTTGTTATCATCTTCCGCCAGTTCTTCTCTACGCAGCCTAAAGCATTGGAAGAAGCAGCACGAATCGATGGTGCTAGTGCTTTGAGGTTTTATATACGCGTTATGTTTCCATTGGCAAGACCCGCCATTCTGGTCGTCCTGTTGTTCTCGTTCGTCTGGACTTGGAATGATACGTACTACCCTAGGATGTTCCTGGGTTCAAGCGGCGATATGCCGTTAGCACTGAAAATGTCGTTTATCGATAGTCAATTGACGACGTTTATTAAAAATGGAGGGTTGCCGGAATATTTAGCTGAGCCAATAAAAATGGGTGCAAGCTTCCTGGTTATTTTGCCTCCGCTTATTCTTTACCTTGTTGCCCAGCGTTACTTTGTTGAGAGTGTTGAACGTACAGGTTTAGTTGAATAG
- a CDS encoding ABC transporter substrate-binding protein, which translates to MKLVKKSWTILLLFAMLCTFVIACENTTDNNDSNKQVRSADENTAPNQESEETDTPKETPLVEGTADNPVTITVAFPWGEEIFNNRFQEIDEKLPNINIEMVACECKSASLQELFASGVNPDIIFPNYGVHEIENLGVIYPLDELAKNHNFDINSLNPGLVSSIRSLDIEGRLIGIPDGTGYLSLFYNKEIFDLFGIPYPTETMTWDQAFDLAKKMTGQRNGISYLGLELGGYGNTGDGAAVPIKELAVNKTDPDTGEVLITKDPAFTKYLELMKKYYSIPGVRSEEAKNGELFGQKQAAMTVTWTAYFVHGNPFEDVEYLKNKVAMLPVPVWADQPTTGPVLGTTPMVISSSSEHKDAAFSVLKEYVSVPNQTKIAQSMASGPAITEVADLYGSAIENYVGQDVTSVFKLTPANYQTRQSLWDQYVNLDLAKFADSDMNVQEFLRITKEEGEAAVAEAKTQLGNTKK; encoded by the coding sequence ATGAAATTAGTAAAGAAAAGCTGGACCATTTTGTTGCTGTTTGCGATGTTATGCACCTTTGTCATTGCTTGTGAAAATACGACCGATAACAATGATAGCAATAAGCAAGTTCGTTCGGCAGATGAGAATACGGCGCCTAACCAGGAAAGCGAAGAAACCGATACGCCGAAAGAAACACCACTAGTCGAAGGAACGGCCGATAATCCCGTTACAATCACCGTCGCATTTCCTTGGGGGGAAGAAATATTTAATAATCGGTTTCAGGAAATTGATGAGAAGCTGCCCAATATCAATATTGAGATGGTAGCATGTGAGTGCAAATCCGCATCCCTTCAGGAGTTGTTTGCTAGCGGAGTGAATCCTGATATTATTTTTCCGAACTATGGGGTTCATGAAATAGAAAATTTAGGAGTTATTTATCCACTTGATGAATTAGCAAAAAACCATAATTTCGATATCAATTCGTTAAATCCAGGACTCGTATCCTCTATCCGATCCTTAGATATTGAGGGAAGGTTAATCGGTATTCCTGATGGAACGGGCTATCTGTCCCTCTTCTACAATAAGGAAATATTTGATTTGTTCGGTATACCTTATCCTACAGAGACTATGACTTGGGATCAGGCATTTGACTTGGCTAAAAAAATGACTGGACAGCGTAATGGTATCTCCTATCTCGGACTTGAGCTCGGCGGCTACGGGAATACAGGTGATGGTGCCGCAGTACCGATCAAGGAACTCGCAGTGAATAAGACCGATCCGGACACAGGCGAAGTGCTCATTACGAAAGACCCTGCATTCACGAAATATTTAGAACTGATGAAGAAGTATTACAGCATCCCGGGTGTACGATCTGAAGAAGCTAAAAATGGTGAATTATTCGGACAAAAACAAGCGGCAATGACGGTGACATGGACTGCATACTTCGTTCATGGAAATCCATTTGAAGATGTGGAATATTTAAAGAACAAAGTAGCTATGCTGCCTGTTCCTGTGTGGGCAGATCAACCAACGACCGGTCCTGTTTTAGGGACTACACCGATGGTCATTTCCAGCTCAAGCGAGCATAAAGATGCGGCATTCAGCGTGCTGAAGGAATATGTGTCTGTACCGAATCAGACGAAAATCGCCCAGTCTATGGCATCCGGTCCTGCAATTACCGAGGTTGCCGATCTGTATGGCTCAGCCATCGAAAATTATGTCGGTCAAGATGTGACTTCCGTATTCAAGTTAACTCCTGCAAACTATCAGACGAGACAAAGCTTATGGGATCAATACGTGAACCTTGACCTTGCCAAGTTTGCCGATTCCGATATGAATGTACAAGAATTTCTAAGAATTACAAAGGAAGAGGGCGAGGCGGCAGTTGCCGAGGCCAAAACACAGTTAGGAAACACGAAAAAGTAA
- a CDS encoding family 16 glycosylhydrolase, with translation MTDMLHKEGWTLVFHEEFDGETLDRTTFSPYGLSHWKTIEEAEAAYQFRDSCIVLQLPDEHKRVSAIVTGMRDGLHRYGDDLGLNHHEHAFMNLVTKYGYFEVRAKVAKGSGLNSAWWMIGFENKKEQNAEIDIFEMLGKDTRLLNTTLHSLRDTKLKYAHIPYRTDVDLSEDFHVYGFEWDESGMKFYLDHELYWEVDQSPDYPMVTLLQINDGDGGWIGDLDRSIPYPKEFLVDYLRVYKREGMPMELIPLEGKEGNLARFAISGVGNDITWGDLYNAQSHICYINDGDPNTALMSKPEESLPHYVYLDWVGIQVFDTVTLSTRAGLKQGPTQWDIEVSLDGLTDWRKVGESEQVAWSHNEDELETHEITLAQVEQAKSLRLVIQAFNGSQEAGKYLIQDIAVYLNTKV, from the coding sequence ATGACAGATATGCTGCATAAGGAAGGCTGGACCCTTGTTTTTCATGAAGAGTTTGATGGGGAAACACTCGATCGGACGACGTTCTCACCTTACGGGTTATCCCATTGGAAGACGATAGAAGAAGCCGAGGCGGCTTATCAATTCCGCGATAGTTGTATCGTGTTACAACTGCCTGATGAGCATAAGCGTGTATCCGCTATTGTTACGGGGATGCGAGATGGACTGCATCGTTACGGTGATGATCTAGGGCTAAACCATCATGAACATGCCTTTATGAACCTTGTGACGAAATATGGTTACTTCGAGGTACGTGCGAAGGTGGCGAAAGGGAGCGGGCTTAATTCAGCTTGGTGGATGATCGGGTTCGAAAATAAGAAAGAACAGAATGCTGAAATCGATATTTTCGAAATGCTAGGCAAAGATACACGGTTACTGAATACGACCCTTCATTCATTACGTGATACGAAATTGAAGTATGCCCATATTCCGTATCGTACGGATGTGGACTTATCTGAAGATTTTCACGTATATGGCTTTGAGTGGGATGAATCCGGTATGAAGTTCTATCTGGATCATGAGCTATATTGGGAAGTCGATCAGTCACCGGATTATCCGATGGTTACCTTGCTGCAAATTAATGATGGTGATGGGGGATGGATTGGAGATCTGGACCGATCCATTCCTTATCCCAAGGAATTCCTCGTAGACTATCTAAGGGTGTATAAGCGCGAAGGAATGCCAATGGAGCTCATTCCGCTCGAAGGAAAGGAAGGCAATCTCGCCAGGTTTGCTATTAGCGGAGTAGGTAACGATATTACATGGGGAGATTTGTACAACGCGCAATCGCATATTTGTTATATCAATGACGGAGATCCGAATACGGCATTAATGAGCAAGCCGGAAGAATCATTACCTCACTATGTTTATCTGGATTGGGTGGGTATTCAAGTGTTTGATACGGTAACGTTATCGACACGGGCGGGCTTGAAGCAAGGCCCGACACAGTGGGATATTGAAGTATCCCTTGACGGATTAACGGATTGGCGTAAAGTGGGCGAGTCAGAGCAGGTTGCATGGAGCCACAATGAGGATGAACTGGAAACGCACGAAATCACACTAGCGCAAGTCGAACAGGCTAAATCGCTTCGACTGGTTATTCAAGCGTTCAACGGGAGTCAAGAGGCAGGGAAATATCTGATCCAGGATATAGCTGTCTATTTGAACACCAAGGTGTGA
- a CDS encoding helix-turn-helix domain-containing protein, whose translation MYDKLPVLSPEETIPLLQDQFYYPPYITLAHMYKPPTGWFMIPQVISQYQLLYGVDGSAESIVDGVKHPIGKGDIYIIRPDAVRSLQPSKHDPYVGITISFHFGVSKSPLQSLFENDYYRGQDPDGSLLGKLISLIQAIQQKKLTSNMLAQGLLLQILYELSNNIPVDETARQATKINAKMVKICNYIKENYSTAIRLDTLSKMTGLSRNYIIRQFRKCYGMTPSDYLATIRIEKAKQLALETDLSISEIANQVGYSELHSFSRMFKKRMGISLSQFNATLISSIDIVSPLEES comes from the coding sequence GTGTATGATAAGCTTCCAGTCCTAAGTCCAGAGGAAACGATCCCGTTATTACAAGATCAATTCTATTATCCGCCTTATATTACGCTTGCCCATATGTACAAACCTCCGACAGGTTGGTTTATGATTCCTCAGGTGATTAGTCAATATCAGCTTTTATATGGGGTGGATGGGTCGGCAGAAAGTATAGTTGATGGCGTGAAGCATCCAATCGGAAAAGGGGATATTTATATTATCCGACCCGATGCTGTTCGTTCATTGCAACCATCAAAACATGATCCATACGTGGGTATAACCATTTCATTTCATTTTGGAGTGTCGAAGTCACCTCTTCAATCCCTATTTGAAAATGACTATTATAGGGGGCAAGATCCAGACGGCTCGTTACTCGGGAAACTAATTTCTTTAATTCAGGCCATTCAGCAAAAAAAATTGACGAGCAATATGCTTGCACAAGGATTGTTGTTACAAATATTATATGAATTGTCAAATAACATTCCGGTGGATGAAACAGCGAGACAAGCAACAAAAATCAACGCGAAAATGGTGAAAATCTGCAATTACATCAAAGAAAATTATAGTACGGCAATCCGTTTAGATACGTTAAGTAAGATGACGGGGCTGAGCAGAAACTATATCATACGGCAATTTCGCAAATGTTACGGCATGACACCGTCTGATTATCTGGCTACGATCCGCATAGAGAAGGCGAAGCAGCTCGCACTTGAAACCGACCTTTCGATCAGTGAGATCGCGAACCAGGTCGGATATTCAGAGCTGCACTCATTTAGTCGAATGTTCAAAAAACGAATGGGAATCAGCCTGAGTCAGTTTAATGCAACACTTATTTCATCAATCGATATCGTCTCCCCCCTAGAAGAATCTTAG